In Myxosarcina sp. GI1, the DNA window ACTGAAAAAGTAGAAAGATGTTTGTGTATTGTAGTTTCCGAAGAAACAGGCTCAATTTCTCTAGCAGAGAAAGGAACGTTAAACAGACCTCTAACCAGCAACAAATTGAAAGAGTTATTGCAGGAGAGGTTTGCCACAACTGCCGAACGAGATGCAGTTCGCTTTAGTCGTCAACTGGGCTTTCAAGGCAAAGCTTTTTTAGCAAGTATTTTTGGACGCAAATCTTCTGTCTCTCGCAAAAAAAATCAATAGAATCGCTCTCTTTCGAGCATTTCGATCTAACCTAGTTTATATTCAAATTTTTACATACAGATGAGCGTCGATCTTGCCTGGCAAAAACTACCCGTAGATTTAGATCCCAATCGGCTACCCAAGCACGTAGCAGCGATTATGGATGGTAATGGTCGCTGGGCGAAAAATAAAGGAAAACCGCGAATTGTCGGTCATCAAAAAGGTGTAGACGCGCTTAAGGATTTGCTGCGCTGTTGTAAAGATTGGGGAATTCCCGCTCTAACTGCCTATGCCTTTTCCACAGAAAACTGGGGCAGACCTTTAGAAGAAGTACAGTTTTTAATGACTTTATTCGAGCGTGTTTTACGGCGAGAGCTACAGGAAATGATGGCGGAGAATGTCAAAATTCGTTTTGTAGGTAATTTAACGGATTTACCAAAATCGCTGCGTCAAGAAATCGAACGCTCGATGCAAGACACTGAAAATAATACGGGAACTCAGTTTACCATTGCCACTAATTATGGAGGTAGACAAGAAATCGTTCAAGCCTGTCGGGCGATCGCTTCCAAAGTCGAACGGGGTTATGTTGAAGTAGAAAAAATCGATGAAAGCTTATTTGAAGAACATTTATATACAAAAGGAATTACTCATCCAGACTTGCTAATTCGCACTAGTGGCGAAATGCGGATCAGTAATTTTTTGCTGTGGCAAATAGCTTATGCTGAAATTTATGTTACCCCCACTCTCTGGCCCGATTTCGATCGTGCAGAGTTTTACAAAGCTTTAACTACTTATCAGCAGCGTGAAAGGCGTTTTGGTAAGGTTAAATCTACAAATAATAAATAATAAATAGTACGCGACGCTAAAATTTACTAATTTTGTCGAGTTTAAGTTAAGCGTATTTCTACGGTCGCCGCTGTATTTCTCTTCAAAGCGATCGCTTTATTTAGCTCCAGACTAAAGTATTTTACTAGACAAATTTAACTACTAAGCTGTTTGATTTACACGATACACACCTTTAAAAGCGGTTTAAATAGTTTTGTCTAATTTTTTTTGAAATCTATAATCGGTAATTTTACAATTTGTTGTTAATTTCATTCCTGGGTAAAATAGCAACCAAATGTTTTTTTGGTTTTTATAAATTCAGTTAATAACAAAAGATAATTCAATTAAAAATAGTAATTTCTGAAGTTAATGAGTAAGATCGATATCTCTATTAAAAATAGAATTAAACTTATAGGTGTTGCGACTTTTTGCACTTTTGCCTGTTTGGGAACTAATACCGCTAAAGCTGCTACTGTAGAACAAAAAAGCAAAATCTTTAGACGAAGCCAATCCAAAGTTCAATTAAAATCCCAGCAATATCATAAACAAAGCTTATCAATAACTAAAGATTTGCTTAACTCAAATTCGCAAGATTTAAAGCGAAAAAATTTGGTTACTCGGGAAAGAGATCGAGAACTAAACTCAAATTCCAATTATTTTCAATTAGCTCAGACTGCTAGTGGTCAAGCATCTTGGTACGGACCAAAATTTCACGGTCGTCCTACCGCAAGTGGCGAACAATTCAATCAAAATGCTCATACTGCGGCTCATCCTAGTTTGCCATTTGGGACGCAGGTAAAAGTGACCAATGTTAATAATGGTCGTTCTGTTGTAGTAAGAATAAACGATCGCGGTCCGTTTGTAGGAGGCAGAATTATCGATCTCTCGGCAGCTGCGGCTCGTGCTGTCGGTCTAGTTCAAAGTGGAGTCGCACCAGTAAGATTGCAAATTTTGGGTAGATAAGGCAAGTTAGCAAAAGGCGATCGATAATAAATAATTGATGTTGTCGCTCGCCGTAAAAAAATTGCTAGTAATTAAAACAATTGCCGAGTTACGCTCCTATCTTGCTAGTCGTCACTCCGCCCAAATAGGTTTAGTGCCGACAATGGGAGCTTTACACCAAGGACATCTTAGTCTAATCGAGCGGGCGATCGCCGAAACCGACACAGTAGTTGTAAGCATTTTTGTCAATCCCCTGCAATTTGCTCCCACCGAAGACTTACAGCAGTATCCCCGACAGCTAGAAGCAGATTTCCAACTCTGCCAAAGACTGGGTGTAGACGTTGTGTTTGCTCCTACTGTAGAAGCAATGAATCTAAAAGGAGATTCTGCCGCTCAATCTCTAACAACTACTGTAGTTCCTCCTGCCGATCTGATTACTGTATTGTGTGGTAAATTTCGTTCGGGTCACTTTGAAGGTGTTGCGACAATCGTTACGAAATTGTTTAACATTGTCCGATGCAACCGCGCCTATTTTGGACAAAAAGATGCCCAACAGTTGGCAATTATTCGCCAGGTAGTAGCAGATTTGAATATACCTGTAGAAATTGTTGGCTGTCCGATAGTTCGAGAAGCATCGGGACTGGCGTTAAGTTCGCGCAACCAGTATTTAACTGCCGACCAAAAAGAATCTGCCGCTCAAATCTATCAAGGTTTGCTGCAAGCGCAAGCTGCTTTTAAACAAGGAGAAAACCACAGCCAGATCTTAGTCGATCTGGTCAAACAAAAATTAACCAATCTAGCAGAAGTTAAGATTCAATATATCGAGCTAGTTCATCCTCAAACACTTAAACCTTTGAATGAGGTAAAGCAACAAGGGTTACTAGCGATCGCTGCTCATGTCGGTTCAACTCGTCTAATTGATAATATCTTGTTAAAAAAACGCCAACCAATTATTGCTATTGACGGACCTGCTGGTGCGGGGAAATCTACTGTTACCCGTCGCGTGGCTCAAAAATTAAAATTGCTTTATCTAGATACTGGTGCCATGTATCGAGCGGTAACTTGGTTAGTTATGCAGTCTAATTTAGCTCTGGATAATGAAGAAGCAATTGCCGATTTGGTTGAGGAAGCAAAAATAGAACTGATTCCTCCCGATGCGATCGATTTACCAACGGGGGTATACATTAACAAACAAGATGTTACTCAAACCATTCGCACCCCAGAAGTTACCGCTAATGTCTCTACCATTGCCGCTCAAGCCGCAGTGCGCGAAGCCTTAGTATCCATGCAGCAAAAATGGGGATTCGAAGGAGGGGTTATTGCTGAAGGTAGAGATATTGGTACTAATGTTTTCCCTGATGCCGAACTAAAAATTTTTCTAACTGCTTCTGCTGCTGAAAGAGCTAAAAGACGCAGTCAAGATTTAGCCAGGCAAGGCGAAAGTAATATCGATCTAGAACAGTTAACTAGAGAAATTCGGCAACGAGATGAAAAAGACAGCAACCGAGCGATCGCACCATTAAAAAAAGCTCCCGATGCAATTGAGTTAGTAACCGACGACTTGAGTATTGATGTAGTTACTCAGAAGATAGTCGAGCTTTATCGAGAAAGAATAGACTAGCAAGCTTGGCGTGATGCTAAAAAGCTTTTTGATACAAAATTTCTTCCGACTCTAACGCAAAATTTTGTCCCAGCCAAATCAAAGATATTCGCTCGACAATACCGTTCTTTAAAGAAACTAGCGAAAAATTGCGCTGTAATTCTTCCCGCTCCTGTTTGAGCCGAGGAACACTAGCAGAATTAAAATAAATAGTTCCCATACTATCGGTCACAACTCTGGTTCGCAAACGATCTTGGCGATGCCTTAGACGATGATGCATGTGTCCAAAAGTAACAAAGGGTATCGATTTGCCTAAAGTAATAGCTTTGGATATCGCTTCAGCTAAATCCGGATCGCCATAATCGCCGCCTGGAATCTGCCAGTCTTTACCACAGATGTCTTCTGGTTTATCTCCCAGTCCGAATGGTCCATTGTGTCCGATAAAAATAACTGTATCGAATGCCGCATTTTGAACTGCTTCAACTATTCGAGCAGTAGACTCGGCAAAATTATTTACATCGTAGCGATCGCGATAGAAATCTGCATTTTTCCAGTTTTTTCCTCCCCAACTAAAAGGGCGACTTCCTACTACAGAAAAGTCAAACTGAGGAAAATCGAGGTACGAAAACCCTACATGAGCATTACCTAAGAAATCTAACTGCCGCTGAACTCGATCTTCTAAATTGCGGTCGTAGGGAGCCTGTTTGCGTCCCCAATGAGAGGCAGTATACCAAGCGTCATGATTGCCCATAATTGTAGCTATGGGTAACTTAATTGCCGCTATTTTTTTGACTACATCTACAGATTCATTACCAAAGTCGCCCACAAAGAGGACTAAGTCTACTCCAAGATGTTTTAAAGCTAATTCGTCGTCATCGTCCCAAAGATCGTGAATATCTCCAACTACTGCTATGTTTATTTCGCTATCAATAACACTCGACATACCTTAGTTTATTTTACCAATCCCGCTCTTAAAGCTCTTACTGCCGCTTGAGTGCGGTCATCAGCACAGAGCTTGTTTAAAATATGGCAAACGTGGGTTTTTACCGTTCCCACTGTAATATACAGCTTATCTGCAATTTGAGCATTGCTACATCCAGCTACAATTAGCTCCAAAACTTCTAGTTCTCGTTGCGTTAAAGGAGAAGTTTCTAATATTTGCTGGTATTCTTCACCTATAGAGTCAATGCTTTGAGATTCCAACTCATCTTCATCTTCAACTGCAATAGCTGGTGTTTTTGCCTGTTTGAGTACTATGCGAGCGATCGCAGGATCGATCCAGGAATTGCCTTCATAGGTAGTTACAATCGCCTGTACTAAGTTTTCTATACTGACATCTTTAAGACTATAAGAATCTGCTCCTGCTGCAAAAGCTGCCATTACCGAATCTTCACTATCGTGCATCGTCAGAATCAAAACTTTGGTATTTGTATTGCCATTTTCCGACTCCGCTCGTTTGAGTTTTTGAGTTAATTCTACGCCATCTATATCTGGCAAACCTATATCAACCACTGCTACATCTGGTTTGACATTAGCAATAGATTTTAATCCAGAATTACCATTAGCCGCATCGTCAATAATTTCAATATTATTATATTGAGACAAGGCTGTTTTTAAACCAACTCTAGTTAAATCGTGATCTTCTACCAAAACAACGCGAATTTTATTCATTGCGATCGTATCTTTTAAAAATAAAAAATTATTGGTTGTAAACTTATTAGCTCGGCTTAGCTCGGCGCAAATGTGCCATTTTCACCAAAGTTTGTAGAGGGGCTACATAATGTTGACAAAATGAAGCCAAGTCCCGTCGCTTGAGGTCTGGGCAGTGTTAACTTTGATGGCTGGCGACGCTATACCGAGTTTGTGACTTGTATAACTTGAAGAAAACGCATAGTTTGGAACAATAACGCACAACGTCAAGGAACTTGCTATTTTCATCATAAATAAGTTAAATTTTTAGCATTTATAAGAGCGAGAAGTTGCTATCTTCTTTCTCCCATACCCGTCTATCTTCATACTATCGTGCCGTAATCTATAGCGTAACAATTTGTTATTATCCTTATTAACATCTATCATTAGCAGTCTCTCAACATCCTACCAAAGTAGGAGATACTTTGTCAGTTTTTTGTATTAAAAATGTAATTATAAAAACCCGTACTTATGCTAACTTGTTAGATGAATTATTAAGATCGAACAAAAAATCACTAAAATTAAAGTAGCAATAATGAATTCTCGCTCGGCAAAATTTTTGGGTTTAGTATATCGTAAAGAACCAATTTCGGGCTTTATTTTAATTTTAGGCATAACAGATGCCACAATCGGAGGAGTTAGCGGACACTGGAGTTTGCTGTCGGTTGGTATAACGTTGGCTTTAATAGGATTACTTACTCGTTGGAGACAGACACAGAAAACCACAGAAGTGGTTACTTTCAATCCAGCTAGACATTTACTACCACCCAATTCTTCTCGTCCTCCGCTACCGTTTTTAATTAGTGAAAAAGGTCCGTAGATAATGGTACTAGACCAAAAGCATCCCCAGGAGAAACGCGACCGCGCAGTAGTAAACGATTTATTACATGGAGAACCTAGCGATCGCAATTTAGTAGAGCTAGGGCGTTTGATTATTCGCTATCACAATTTTCCTGGAGCGAGGCAAATTCAGCAAGATCTAACAACGGTATTAAACAACTGGCAATTAAACGAAGAACAACTTTACGCCAAGACTCGCCAAATCCACGCTGAGGGAAATATCTATCGTCGAACCGCCTCGGGAGAACAACAAGATTGGACTTGAACCACGCCAGAATTACTAGAAGTCAAGTAAACATCAATCGAAATTTAGTAGAAAATTCTTGTAGCGATCGACTTATTGTTATTTTTTAATTTAGTTTGAAAAAAAGGTAACTTAAGTGGTTACGAGAAAATTTTATAGTTATAGTGAGCGATATATTTAATTAGGAGCAACAGTTACAAAATGTCAGACTTAAATCGTGGAATCATGAAATTTGATGGTGCGGACAAACCAGTAGTTGTTGCCGTATCTGCCACTTTAATTTTCGGTAGTATCATTGCCTTAATCGTTTGGGCTTTGCAATCTGCCTATCAGATAGTTTGATGGCTGCTATATTGACGGACTTAGAAAAATAAAATCGTAATTTTACTTTTTGCTCTCTTGTTATGCTATTATCAGTAACTGTGGCATAAATGGGTCGGTGCCCGAGTGGTTAATGGGGGCGGACTGTAAATCCGCTGGCTATGCCTACGTTGGTTCAAATCCAACTCGGCCCATACATTTTATTTTATTGCCCGTGTGGCTCAGTGGTAGAGCACACCCTTGGTAAGGGTGAGGTCACGAGTTCAATCCTCGTCACGGGCTTTGTTTATTTGAGTTTGATAGCCAACTGTTGTTATATTTATTTGTTTTGTTGCGATCGCAAGCGACACAACTACATGGCTATTTATCTGGCGGGGTCGCCTCTTTGTCAAATTGAGCGCATGTCTACAGTTGTATAACCTTGCTATTATCTATAGAATCGGTATAGTAGTTTCTTCGCTAGCCCATGTTTAATTGGTTTCGCCGCAACGAGAAAGCATCTAAATCAAAGTCTAAACCCGATCGGGAAGTACCAGCTAAAGATACACCAGCAGCCCCAAATAAGACAGTAGCAGAATCAGAAACATCTACGTCTCAGGTAGATTATCTCGCCTATGCCAAGGCAGCATATCAAAATATTCAGCAGCGTAAAGAACAACAAGAAGAAACCAAAACGGTAGCTGAAGCCAAAAAAACCGAATCGTTAGAGGCTGAAACGGAAATTGCTGATACCAACACCGAAACAACTGCAACACCGCAGCAGCCTATTTCCGAACCAGAAGTACAACCCCAATTAGATGAAGTTGAAGCTTCTTCAACTTCGGCAGAAAATGTTCCTGTTTGGATGCGAAAATCTCAAGGTTTGGAAAAATTAAAGGCAACTGCGATCGAAACTCCCGAACCAGAAACCAAGCCAGAAGCGAGTAGTACAGTCAAAGAAGAAATTGACGAAGATTTTATTTGGTCGGCAAAAGTACTTGCCGATCGCGGCAGAACTGCTGAGGATGTCTCGGAAGAAGAAATTAGTTGGTTGACTAAGTTGCGTCAGGGATTGGGCAAAACTCGTCGGGGACTGGTAGATAGCTTAAAAGCTGTCGTAGGGAAAGGACCTTTAAATGATGATGCGGTAATGGAAATTGAAAGTCTATTATTGCAGGCAGATGTAGGCATAGAAGCTACCGATTATATAATTGAAACCTTACAAAAGAAATTGCGCGAGGAAACTCCACCCCCCGAACAGGCGATCGCCTATCTCAAATCAATTTTGCAAGATATTTTAGACAAACCTCTGGCAGGGACAGAAGATACTGCATTTGTTCCCGAACAAGGTAAATTGAATATTTGGCTGTTAACTGGAGTTAATGGCGCGGGAAAAACTACTACCATTGGTAAACTGGCAAATTTAGGACAAAAATCGGGCTATAGCTGTCTTATTGCTGCTGCCGATACCTTTCGTGCCGCTGCCGTCGAACAGGTAAAAGTTTGGGGAGGACGTAGCAATACCCCTGTAGTGGCGAATCCTGGCAAAAATACCGATCCTGCTGCCGTAGTGTATGACGCGATCGCCGCCGCTACTTCTCGTAATACTGAGTTGCTGTTAGTCGATACGGCAGGAAGATTACAAAATAAACAAAATTTGATGGCAGAACTTTCAAAAATACGCAAGATTATAGATAAAAAAGCTCCTA includes these proteins:
- the uppS gene encoding polyprenyl diphosphate synthase codes for the protein MSVDLAWQKLPVDLDPNRLPKHVAAIMDGNGRWAKNKGKPRIVGHQKGVDALKDLLRCCKDWGIPALTAYAFSTENWGRPLEEVQFLMTLFERVLRRELQEMMAENVKIRFVGNLTDLPKSLRQEIERSMQDTENNTGTQFTIATNYGGRQEIVQACRAIASKVERGYVEVEKIDESLFEEHLYTKGITHPDLLIRTSGEMRISNFLLWQIAYAEIYVTPTLWPDFDRAEFYKALTTYQQRERRFGKVKSTNNK
- a CDS encoding TIGR04168 family protein codes for the protein MSSVIDSEINIAVVGDIHDLWDDDDELALKHLGVDLVLFVGDFGNESVDVVKKIAAIKLPIATIMGNHDAWYTASHWGRKQAPYDRNLEDRVQRQLDFLGNAHVGFSYLDFPQFDFSVVGSRPFSWGGKNWKNADFYRDRYDVNNFAESTARIVEAVQNAAFDTVIFIGHNGPFGLGDKPEDICGKDWQIPGGDYGDPDLAEAISKAITLGKSIPFVTFGHMHHRLRHRQDRLRTRVVTDSMGTIYFNSASVPRLKQEREELQRNFSLVSLKNGIVERISLIWLGQNFALESEEILYQKAF
- the ftsY gene encoding signal recognition particle-docking protein FtsY, with product MFNWFRRNEKASKSKSKPDREVPAKDTPAAPNKTVAESETSTSQVDYLAYAKAAYQNIQQRKEQQEETKTVAEAKKTESLEAETEIADTNTETTATPQQPISEPEVQPQLDEVEASSTSAENVPVWMRKSQGLEKLKATAIETPEPETKPEASSTVKEEIDEDFIWSAKVLADRGRTAEDVSEEEISWLTKLRQGLGKTRRGLVDSLKAVVGKGPLNDDAVMEIESLLLQADVGIEATDYIIETLQKKLREETPPPEQAIAYLKSILQDILDKPLAGTEDTAFVPEQGKLNIWLLTGVNGAGKTTTIGKLANLGQKSGYSCLIAAADTFRAAAVEQVKVWGGRSNTPVVANPGKNTDPAAVVYDAIAAATSRNTELLLVDTAGRLQNKQNLMAELSKIRKIIDKKAPNAIVESLLVLDATLGQNGLRQAQVFSEAARLSGVVLTKLDGSAKGGVALAVTQQLNLPIRFIGAGEGIEDLRPFSSYEFVEALLNG
- a CDS encoding DUF3288 family protein; this translates as MVLDQKHPQEKRDRAVVNDLLHGEPSDRNLVELGRLIIRYHNFPGARQIQQDLTTVLNNWQLNEEQLYAKTRQIHAEGNIYRRTASGEQQDWT
- a CDS encoding response regulator transcription factor translates to MNKIRVVLVEDHDLTRVGLKTALSQYNNIEIIDDAANGNSGLKSIANVKPDVAVVDIGLPDIDGVELTQKLKRAESENGNTNTKVLILTMHDSEDSVMAAFAAGADSYSLKDVSIENLVQAIVTTYEGNSWIDPAIARIVLKQAKTPAIAVEDEDELESQSIDSIGEEYQQILETSPLTQRELEVLELIVAGCSNAQIADKLYITVGTVKTHVCHILNKLCADDRTQAAVRALRAGLVK
- a CDS encoding bifunctional pantoate--beta-alanine ligase/(d)CMP kinase, with the translated sequence MLVIKTIAELRSYLASRHSAQIGLVPTMGALHQGHLSLIERAIAETDTVVVSIFVNPLQFAPTEDLQQYPRQLEADFQLCQRLGVDVVFAPTVEAMNLKGDSAAQSLTTTVVPPADLITVLCGKFRSGHFEGVATIVTKLFNIVRCNRAYFGQKDAQQLAIIRQVVADLNIPVEIVGCPIVREASGLALSSRNQYLTADQKESAAQIYQGLLQAQAAFKQGENHSQILVDLVKQKLTNLAEVKIQYIELVHPQTLKPLNEVKQQGLLAIAAHVGSTRLIDNILLKKRQPIIAIDGPAGAGKSTVTRRVAQKLKLLYLDTGAMYRAVTWLVMQSNLALDNEEAIADLVEEAKIELIPPDAIDLPTGVYINKQDVTQTIRTPEVTANVSTIAAQAAVREALVSMQQKWGFEGGVIAEGRDIGTNVFPDAELKIFLTASAAERAKRRSQDLARQGESNIDLEQLTREIRQRDEKDSNRAIAPLKKAPDAIELVTDDLSIDVVTQKIVELYRERID